One stretch of Girardinichthys multiradiatus isolate DD_20200921_A chromosome 2, DD_fGirMul_XY1, whole genome shotgun sequence DNA includes these proteins:
- the cers3b gene encoding ceramide synthase 2, which yields MLQTIKEWLWWERLWLPKRVSWADLEDKDDRIYAKASQLYDAVPCALCLLVVRYLFERYLAMPLANALGIRDKVRLTAEENSILEKHFCRQARNPSRADVWSLSKKTGWPERRVEVWFRRRRNQDRPGLQKRFCEASWRCVFYLCAFLGGLLALYDKPWFYDLREVWTEFPKQSMLPSQYWYYILEMGFYLSLLLSLTFDVKRKDFQEQVIHHVATLILLSFSWISNYIRIGTLVMAVHDSSDIVLEGGKLFNYAKWKKTANVMFVVFTLVFMMTRIVIFPFWLIHCTWVYPLDHYDPFFGYYFFNLMLLVLQILHIYWAFLISRMAYTFIFNKQLDGDVRSDHEEDDSDSPKDIKPKLSHMNGAINGARGRTNGH from the exons ATGTTGCAGACAATCAAAGAGTGGCTGTGGTGGGAACGTCTGTGGCTTCCAAAAAGAGTCTCCTGGGCAGATCTCGAGGACAAAGATGATCGCATTTATGCCAAAGCCTCTCAACTTTATGATGCGGTGCCTTGTGCCCTCTGCCTGCTGGTGGTCAGATATCTGTTTGAAAG ATACTTAGCCATGCCGCTGGCTAATGCTCTTGGGATCAGAGACAAGGTGCGTCTCACAGCTGAGGAAAACTCAATCCTAGAAAAGCACTTCTGTAGACAAGCCAGGAATCCATCACGG GCTGATGTTTGGTCTCTGAGTAAGAAGACCGGTTGGCCAGAGAGGAGAGTAGAGGTGTGgttcaggaggaggaggaaccaGGATCGACCTGGACTTCAAAAGAGGTTCTGCGAGGCCAG TTGGAGATGTGTGTTTTATCTTTGTGCATTCCTTGGAGGACTGTTGGCCCTTTATGAT AAACCCTGGTTTTATGATCTAAGGGAGGTTTGGACAGAATTTCCTAAACAG TCCATGCTCCCATCGCAGTACTGGTATTACATATTGGAAATGGGCTTCTACCTTTCTCTGCTCCTCAGCCTAACGTTTGATGTGAAAAGGAAA GACTTTCAAGAGCAGGTCATTCACCATGTAGCTACATTGATACTTCTGAGCTTTTCCTGGATTTCTAACTATATTCGTATCGGAACCCTTGTGATGGCAGTTCATGACTCTTCTGACATAGTCCTTGAG GGGGGGAAATTGTTTAACTACGCCAAATGGAAGAAGACTGCTAATGTCATGTTTGTGGTGTTTACACTTGTCTTTATGATGACAAGGATTGTTATTTTTCCCTTCTG GCTCATTCACTGTACATGGGTGTACCCACTGGATCACTATGACCCCTTCTTTGGCTACTATTTCTTCAACTTGATGTTGCTGGTTCTGCAGATTCTTCACATCTACTGGGCTTTTCTAATATCGAGAATGGCTTACACGTTTATCTTCAACAAG CAACTGGATGGCGATGTCCGGAGCGACCATGAAGAGGATGACAGTGACTCGCCAAAGGATATAAAACCCAAACTGAGTCACATGAATGGTGCCATAAATGGTGCCAGAGGTCGAACTAACGGTCACTGA
- the LOC124860552 gene encoding anoctamin-1 isoform X2, whose product MSESSAFHSAKLVSLARSLSGFGLDAANGGPVTPPDSNEPPPPESGIDLGPGLFFADGKRKVDYVLCYKYKKRRSSKPRLSISSNGHLPIILPIRLEPEAESGEASGAAGDAEDSKLSEEEKALMREEFEAGLLEAGLQIERDKEKLNGISFIRLHIPWSILSREAELQKIKVAVKKKCELRKRTGIAGIWDTVITQLNRPFQPDVPDKDIHKDSQSRVHFKTLKHSFIRDKLHLYDIKSTSSLFDNATRSRIVSEIISRTTCTRTCQTTGINSLLAQGVYISAFPLHDGSFTRRGGKDQRNDRQLLHEEWANYGAMFKYQPVDLIRKYFGEQIGLYFTWLGVYTQLLIPPSVLGIIVFLYGIFTVDTNVPSQETCDDNLNITMCPLCDAVCDYWRLSSVCSLARASYLFDNGATVLFAIFMSLWAACFLEHWKRRQMCLKHSWDLTSLEHEEERVQDELRPEYEEALQEKKAKLKAQAKKKLAPAGEGVDGETDQMLASQPEPESLDIEDHLSGYFINVSTLLLLIFVTFSAVFGVVVYRICMLSVWSMNPDPEAKASVRMTVTTTGIILNMLVVLVLEEVYGAIAVWLTELELPKTEEEFEERLIFKSFFLKSMNAFAPIFYVAFFKGRFAGRPGDYVYVFGDYRMEECAPPGCLIELCIQLSMIMLGKQLIQNNVFEILIPKMKKMYRTIQEEKGKKRAAEYQENETEEIRPKQQFDKDFALEPFEGVSPEYMEMIIQYGFVSLFVASFPLAPAFALLNNVIEIRLDASKFVSEIRRPDAVRCKDIGIWYNILCGISKFSVITNAFVISFTSEFVPRMVYQYMYSGNSTMSGYTAHSLSYFNVSNFPPGTAPTTTLITGVTMCRYKDYRDPPWAPDAYTFSKQYWSVLAARLAFVIFFQNLAMFLSMLVAWMIPDVPRSLREQLKKENMALMEFLLEQDQEACAKTLSQKRSTPCFPAKIDIVVEEAPEEEDVCQVGEKEEEVRVEISLDEPTGFDTNPEVYKSFEEAENNKDDGPRGQECEEVGQEESKEKVEHGEVSEEVAGEKEESIKSNEGDVYEAKAAEETFTVDLDAFMSELGLLDDEPSSSMAVEKELPRSESKKGQQKDREPPSRPSSQKGSSQSLKGSRPDIATQNLDTRMLTLIAPPPREPDSRVKTRCSTLPSHYRGAEACYSLPRPSQSTSLTKLQQHPSLTPLVPLGSISPKPSSPSRSPVSLSSPQSVLTQQPQAISEFYMLKGPPPQLPRSRGKTRCSTLPPRQKVPGPGEAASKPSHSSSCAKLGDHIPPSSSELKRSDTPV is encoded by the exons ATGAGTGAGTCATCGGCCTTTCACTCAGCAAAGCTTGTGTCATTGGCGCGATCTCTCTCTGGGTTTGGACTCGATGCCGCCAATGGAGGACCTGTCACCCCCCCTGACAGCAATGAGCCCCCACCTCCG GAATCTGGTATTGATCTTGGACCTGGACTGTTTTTTGCCGATGGCAAGAGAAAAGTGGACTATGTACTttgttacaaatacaaaaagagGCGGAGTTCTAAGCCCCGTTTGTCCATTTCATCCAACGGGCATTTGCCAATAATTCTACCAATTCGACTGGAGCCAGAAGCAGAATCTGGGGAGGCAAGTGGAGCAGCAGGAGATGCAGAAGACTCAAAGCTCTCTGAGGAGGAGAAGGCTCTGATGAGGGAGGAGTTTGAAGCAGGACTGCTGGAAGCTGGACTACAGATTGAACGTGACAAAGAA AAGTTAAATGGCATCAGCTTTATTCGACTGCACATCCCGTGGTCAATTCTCAGTCGTGAAGCAGAGTTACAGAAGATTAAGGTTGCTGTGAAAAAG AAATGTGAATTGCGGAAAAGGACAGGCATCGCTGGAATTTGGGATACTGTCATCACCCAACTGAACAGACCATTTCAGCCAGATGTTCCCGACAAGGACATCCACAAAGACTCGCAGTCACGTGTCCATTTCAAAACCCTCAAACACTCATTCATCAGAGATAAGCTCCACCT GTATGACATCAAGTCAACATCATCTTTATTTGACAATGCAACACGGAGCAGAATA GTTTCTGAGATTATTTCACGCACTACCTGCACGCGCACCTGCCAAACCACAG GCATCAACTCATTACTGGCTCAAGGTGTTTACATTTCTGCATTCCCTCTGCACGAT GGTTCATTCACACGGAGAGGAGGAAAAGATCAACGAAATGACAGACAG CTGCTCCATGAAGAATGGGCCAACTATGGAGCCATGTTCAAATATCAGCCTGTTGACCTGATCAG GAAGTACTTTGGAGAGCAAATTGGGTTATATTTTACCTGGCTGGGTGTTTATACCCAGCTTCTCATTCCACCCTCTGTGCTGGGCATCATTGTCTTTCTGTACGGCATATTTACCGTAGATACCAATGTGCCAAG TCAGGAGACATGTGATGACAACCTGAACATCACAATGTGTCCACTGTGTGATGCAGTGTGTGATTACTGGCGTCTAAGTTCAGTGTGTTCACTGGCCCGAGCCTCATACCTGTTCGACAATGGAGCTACTGTTCTCTTTGCTATCTTCATGTCCCTGTGGG CTGCTTGTTTCCTTGAGCACTGGAAGAGGAGACAGATGTGTCTGAAACATTCATGGGATCTGACAAGCTTGGAGCATGAGGAG GAGCGAGTTCAG GATGAACTGAGACCGGAATATGAAGAAGCTCTTCAGGAGAAGAAAGCTAAATTGAAAGCACAGGCTAAAAAGAAG CTGGCTCCAGCTGGAGAAGGTGTAGATGGAGAAACTGACCAGATGCTGGCGTCCCAG CCAGAGCCTGAGTCCTTGGACATTGAGGATCACCTGTCAGGTTATTTCATCAATGTGTCCACCTTACTGCTGCTG atttttgtcaCCTTTTCTGCAGTGTTTGGAGTAGTAGTTTATCGCATTTGCATGCTAAGTGTGTGGTCCATGAACCCTGATCCTGAAGCCAAGGCCAGTGTGAGGATGACCGTCACCACCACAGGCATCATCCTCAACATGCTGGTTGTTCTGGTATTGGAAGAGGTCTATGGAGCAATCGCTGTGTGGCTGACCGAGCTTG AACTTCCTAAGACAGAGGAAGAGTTTGAAGAGAGGTTAATCTTTAAGTCTTTCTTTTTGAAATCCATGAACGCCTTTGCTCCTATTTTTTATGTTGCCTTTTTCAAGGGCAG GTTTGCTGGGCGGCCCGGTGATTATGTTTACGTCTTTGGAGACTATCGCATGGAGGAG TGCGCTCCTCCAGGCTGCCTCATTGAGCTGTGCATCCAGCTCAGCATGATCATGCTTGGAAAACAGCTCATTCAAAACAACGTCTTTGAGATTCTCATTCC taaaatgaaaaagatgtACAGAACGAtacaagaagaaaaaggaaagaaaagagcTGCGGAATATCAGGAGAATGAAACTGAAGAGATAAGACCGAAACAACAGTTTGACAAAGATTTTGCTCTTGAACCATTTGAGGGTGTTAGTCCAGAGTACATGGAGATGA TTATCCAGTATGGatttgtgtctttgtttgtgGCTTCCTTCCCGCTGGCACCAGCATTTGCTCTGCTCAACAATGTCATTGAGATTCGCCTCGATGCCTCAAAATTTGTCAGTGAGATCCGCCGGCCCGATGCAGTCAGGTGTAAAGACATAG GGATTTGGTACAACATTCTCTGTGGAATCAGCAAGTTCTCTGTCATTACCAAT GCATTCGTCATCTCCTTCACATCAGAGTTTGTTCCAAGAATGGTCTACCAATACATGTACAGTGGAAACAGCACCATGAGTGGCTACACAGCGCACTCGCTGTCTTACTTCAACGTCAGCAACTTCCCTCCTGGcacagcaccaaccaccacactCATCACCGGTGTCACCATGTGCAG ATACAAGGACTACAGAGATCCACCATGGGCACCAGATGCCTACACCTTTTCCAAACAGTACTGGTCTGTCCTTGCTGCCCGACTGGCCTTTGTAATATTCTTCCAG AACCTTGCCATGTTCCTCAGCATGCTGGTAGCTTGGATGATCCCAGATGTGCCACGATCGCTGCGGGAACAGCTGAAAAAAGAGAACATGGCGTTGATGGAGTTCTTGCTTGAACAAGACCAAGAAGCCTGTGCCAAAACTCTCTCCCAAAAACGCTCAACCCCCTGCTTTCCAGCCAAAATAGACATTGTAGTGGAGGAggcaccagaggaggaggacgTGTGCCAAGTGGGGGAGAAAGAGGAAGAAGTGCGTGTTGAGATCAGTCTGGATGAACCCACTGGGTTTGATACCAACCCAGAGGTTTATAAGTCATTTGAAGAAGCTGAAAATAACAAGGATGATGGGCCAAGAGGTCAGGAGTGTGAGGAAGTTGGCCAGGAGGAAAGCAAAGAAAAGGTAGAACATGGAGAAGTGAGTGAAGAGGTTGcaggagaaaaagaggaaagtaTAAAGAGCAATGAAGGTGATGTTTATGAAGCAAAGGCAGCTGAGGAGACCTTTACTGTAGATCTGGACGCTTTTATGAGTGAGCTGGGTCTGTTAG ATGACGAGCCTTCATCAAGCATGGCTGTGGAAAAGGAGCTTCCCCGCTCAGAATCCAAAAAAGGTCAACAGAAAGACAGGGAACCTCCTTCCCGTCCCTCATCCCAAAAAGGCTCGTCCCAGAGTCTTAAAGGCTCTAGGCCAGACATTGCAACACAGAATCTTGATACTAGGATGTTGACTCTAATTGCTCCTCCTCCCAGAGAGCCAGACTCGAGAGTAAAAACCCGCTGCTCCACCCTTCCTTCCCATTACAGAGGGGCTGAGGCTTGCTACAGCCTGCCCCGGCCCAGCCAATCCACCAGCCTCACAAAGCTCCAGCAGCATCCCTCGCTTACTCCCCTGGTTCCTTTGGGCTCCATATCCCCCAAACCATCCTCTCCCTCACGCAGCCCCGTGTCCCTGTCATCTCCACAGTCAGTATTGACCCAACAGCCCCAAGCCATAAGTGAATTTTACATGCTGAAAGGCCCTCCACCTCAGCTGCCACGTTCCAGGGGCAAAACACGCTGCTCCACTCTGCCTCCCCGACAGAAAGTACCCGGTCCCGGGGAGGCAGCCTCAAAGCCAAGCCATTCTTCCAGCTGTGCTAAACTTGGAGACCATATCCCACCTTCATCCAGTGAACTGAAGCGCAGTGACACTCCAGTGTAA
- the LOC124860552 gene encoding anoctamin-1 isoform X1, whose translation MSESSAFHSAKLVSLARSLSGFGLDAANGGPVTPPDSNEPPPPESGIDLGPGLFFADGKRKVDYVLCYKYKKRRSSKPRLSISSNGHLPIILPIRLEPEAESGEASGAAGDAEDSKLSEEEKALMREEFEAGLLEAGLQIERDKEKLNGISFIRLHIPWSILSREAELQKIKVAVKKKCELRKRTGIAGIWDTVITQLNRPFQPDVPDKDIHKDSQSRVHFKTLKHSFIRDKLHLYDIKSTSSLFDNATRSRIVSEIISRTTCTRTCQTTGINSLLAQGVYISAFPLHDGSFTRRGGKDQRNDRQLLHEEWANYGAMFKYQPVDLIRKYFGEQIGLYFTWLGVYTQLLIPPSVLGIIVFLYGIFTVDTNVPSQETCDDNLNITMCPLCDAVCDYWRLSSVCSLARASYLFDNGATVLFAIFMSLWAACFLEHWKRRQMCLKHSWDLTSLEHEEERVQEAYFAQDELRPEYEEALQEKKAKLKAQAKKKLAPAGEGVDGETDQMLASQPEPESLDIEDHLSGYFINVSTLLLLIFVTFSAVFGVVVYRICMLSVWSMNPDPEAKASVRMTVTTTGIILNMLVVLVLEEVYGAIAVWLTELELPKTEEEFEERLIFKSFFLKSMNAFAPIFYVAFFKGRFAGRPGDYVYVFGDYRMEECAPPGCLIELCIQLSMIMLGKQLIQNNVFEILIPKMKKMYRTIQEEKGKKRAAEYQENETEEIRPKQQFDKDFALEPFEGVSPEYMEMIIQYGFVSLFVASFPLAPAFALLNNVIEIRLDASKFVSEIRRPDAVRCKDIGIWYNILCGISKFSVITNAFVISFTSEFVPRMVYQYMYSGNSTMSGYTAHSLSYFNVSNFPPGTAPTTTLITGVTMCRYKDYRDPPWAPDAYTFSKQYWSVLAARLAFVIFFQNLAMFLSMLVAWMIPDVPRSLREQLKKENMALMEFLLEQDQEACAKTLSQKRSTPCFPAKIDIVVEEAPEEEDVCQVGEKEEEVRVEISLDEPTGFDTNPEVYKSFEEAENNKDDGPRGQECEEVGQEESKEKVEHGEVSEEVAGEKEESIKSNEGDVYEAKAAEETFTVDLDAFMSELGLLDDEPSSSMAVEKELPRSESKKGQQKDREPPSRPSSQKGSSQSLKGSRPDIATQNLDTRMLTLIAPPPREPDSRVKTRCSTLPSHYRGAEACYSLPRPSQSTSLTKLQQHPSLTPLVPLGSISPKPSSPSRSPVSLSSPQSVLTQQPQAISEFYMLKGPPPQLPRSRGKTRCSTLPPRQKVPGPGEAASKPSHSSSCAKLGDHIPPSSSELKRSDTPV comes from the exons ATGAGTGAGTCATCGGCCTTTCACTCAGCAAAGCTTGTGTCATTGGCGCGATCTCTCTCTGGGTTTGGACTCGATGCCGCCAATGGAGGACCTGTCACCCCCCCTGACAGCAATGAGCCCCCACCTCCG GAATCTGGTATTGATCTTGGACCTGGACTGTTTTTTGCCGATGGCAAGAGAAAAGTGGACTATGTACTttgttacaaatacaaaaagagGCGGAGTTCTAAGCCCCGTTTGTCCATTTCATCCAACGGGCATTTGCCAATAATTCTACCAATTCGACTGGAGCCAGAAGCAGAATCTGGGGAGGCAAGTGGAGCAGCAGGAGATGCAGAAGACTCAAAGCTCTCTGAGGAGGAGAAGGCTCTGATGAGGGAGGAGTTTGAAGCAGGACTGCTGGAAGCTGGACTACAGATTGAACGTGACAAAGAA AAGTTAAATGGCATCAGCTTTATTCGACTGCACATCCCGTGGTCAATTCTCAGTCGTGAAGCAGAGTTACAGAAGATTAAGGTTGCTGTGAAAAAG AAATGTGAATTGCGGAAAAGGACAGGCATCGCTGGAATTTGGGATACTGTCATCACCCAACTGAACAGACCATTTCAGCCAGATGTTCCCGACAAGGACATCCACAAAGACTCGCAGTCACGTGTCCATTTCAAAACCCTCAAACACTCATTCATCAGAGATAAGCTCCACCT GTATGACATCAAGTCAACATCATCTTTATTTGACAATGCAACACGGAGCAGAATA GTTTCTGAGATTATTTCACGCACTACCTGCACGCGCACCTGCCAAACCACAG GCATCAACTCATTACTGGCTCAAGGTGTTTACATTTCTGCATTCCCTCTGCACGAT GGTTCATTCACACGGAGAGGAGGAAAAGATCAACGAAATGACAGACAG CTGCTCCATGAAGAATGGGCCAACTATGGAGCCATGTTCAAATATCAGCCTGTTGACCTGATCAG GAAGTACTTTGGAGAGCAAATTGGGTTATATTTTACCTGGCTGGGTGTTTATACCCAGCTTCTCATTCCACCCTCTGTGCTGGGCATCATTGTCTTTCTGTACGGCATATTTACCGTAGATACCAATGTGCCAAG TCAGGAGACATGTGATGACAACCTGAACATCACAATGTGTCCACTGTGTGATGCAGTGTGTGATTACTGGCGTCTAAGTTCAGTGTGTTCACTGGCCCGAGCCTCATACCTGTTCGACAATGGAGCTACTGTTCTCTTTGCTATCTTCATGTCCCTGTGGG CTGCTTGTTTCCTTGAGCACTGGAAGAGGAGACAGATGTGTCTGAAACATTCATGGGATCTGACAAGCTTGGAGCATGAGGAG GAGCGAGTTCAG GAAGCATATTTCGCTCAG GATGAACTGAGACCGGAATATGAAGAAGCTCTTCAGGAGAAGAAAGCTAAATTGAAAGCACAGGCTAAAAAGAAG CTGGCTCCAGCTGGAGAAGGTGTAGATGGAGAAACTGACCAGATGCTGGCGTCCCAG CCAGAGCCTGAGTCCTTGGACATTGAGGATCACCTGTCAGGTTATTTCATCAATGTGTCCACCTTACTGCTGCTG atttttgtcaCCTTTTCTGCAGTGTTTGGAGTAGTAGTTTATCGCATTTGCATGCTAAGTGTGTGGTCCATGAACCCTGATCCTGAAGCCAAGGCCAGTGTGAGGATGACCGTCACCACCACAGGCATCATCCTCAACATGCTGGTTGTTCTGGTATTGGAAGAGGTCTATGGAGCAATCGCTGTGTGGCTGACCGAGCTTG AACTTCCTAAGACAGAGGAAGAGTTTGAAGAGAGGTTAATCTTTAAGTCTTTCTTTTTGAAATCCATGAACGCCTTTGCTCCTATTTTTTATGTTGCCTTTTTCAAGGGCAG GTTTGCTGGGCGGCCCGGTGATTATGTTTACGTCTTTGGAGACTATCGCATGGAGGAG TGCGCTCCTCCAGGCTGCCTCATTGAGCTGTGCATCCAGCTCAGCATGATCATGCTTGGAAAACAGCTCATTCAAAACAACGTCTTTGAGATTCTCATTCC taaaatgaaaaagatgtACAGAACGAtacaagaagaaaaaggaaagaaaagagcTGCGGAATATCAGGAGAATGAAACTGAAGAGATAAGACCGAAACAACAGTTTGACAAAGATTTTGCTCTTGAACCATTTGAGGGTGTTAGTCCAGAGTACATGGAGATGA TTATCCAGTATGGatttgtgtctttgtttgtgGCTTCCTTCCCGCTGGCACCAGCATTTGCTCTGCTCAACAATGTCATTGAGATTCGCCTCGATGCCTCAAAATTTGTCAGTGAGATCCGCCGGCCCGATGCAGTCAGGTGTAAAGACATAG GGATTTGGTACAACATTCTCTGTGGAATCAGCAAGTTCTCTGTCATTACCAAT GCATTCGTCATCTCCTTCACATCAGAGTTTGTTCCAAGAATGGTCTACCAATACATGTACAGTGGAAACAGCACCATGAGTGGCTACACAGCGCACTCGCTGTCTTACTTCAACGTCAGCAACTTCCCTCCTGGcacagcaccaaccaccacactCATCACCGGTGTCACCATGTGCAG ATACAAGGACTACAGAGATCCACCATGGGCACCAGATGCCTACACCTTTTCCAAACAGTACTGGTCTGTCCTTGCTGCCCGACTGGCCTTTGTAATATTCTTCCAG AACCTTGCCATGTTCCTCAGCATGCTGGTAGCTTGGATGATCCCAGATGTGCCACGATCGCTGCGGGAACAGCTGAAAAAAGAGAACATGGCGTTGATGGAGTTCTTGCTTGAACAAGACCAAGAAGCCTGTGCCAAAACTCTCTCCCAAAAACGCTCAACCCCCTGCTTTCCAGCCAAAATAGACATTGTAGTGGAGGAggcaccagaggaggaggacgTGTGCCAAGTGGGGGAGAAAGAGGAAGAAGTGCGTGTTGAGATCAGTCTGGATGAACCCACTGGGTTTGATACCAACCCAGAGGTTTATAAGTCATTTGAAGAAGCTGAAAATAACAAGGATGATGGGCCAAGAGGTCAGGAGTGTGAGGAAGTTGGCCAGGAGGAAAGCAAAGAAAAGGTAGAACATGGAGAAGTGAGTGAAGAGGTTGcaggagaaaaagaggaaagtaTAAAGAGCAATGAAGGTGATGTTTATGAAGCAAAGGCAGCTGAGGAGACCTTTACTGTAGATCTGGACGCTTTTATGAGTGAGCTGGGTCTGTTAG ATGACGAGCCTTCATCAAGCATGGCTGTGGAAAAGGAGCTTCCCCGCTCAGAATCCAAAAAAGGTCAACAGAAAGACAGGGAACCTCCTTCCCGTCCCTCATCCCAAAAAGGCTCGTCCCAGAGTCTTAAAGGCTCTAGGCCAGACATTGCAACACAGAATCTTGATACTAGGATGTTGACTCTAATTGCTCCTCCTCCCAGAGAGCCAGACTCGAGAGTAAAAACCCGCTGCTCCACCCTTCCTTCCCATTACAGAGGGGCTGAGGCTTGCTACAGCCTGCCCCGGCCCAGCCAATCCACCAGCCTCACAAAGCTCCAGCAGCATCCCTCGCTTACTCCCCTGGTTCCTTTGGGCTCCATATCCCCCAAACCATCCTCTCCCTCACGCAGCCCCGTGTCCCTGTCATCTCCACAGTCAGTATTGACCCAACAGCCCCAAGCCATAAGTGAATTTTACATGCTGAAAGGCCCTCCACCTCAGCTGCCACGTTCCAGGGGCAAAACACGCTGCTCCACTCTGCCTCCCCGACAGAAAGTACCCGGTCCCGGGGAGGCAGCCTCAAAGCCAAGCCATTCTTCCAGCTGTGCTAAACTTGGAGACCATATCCCACCTTCATCCAGTGAACTGAAGCGCAGTGACACTCCAGTGTAA